The following is a genomic window from Nitrospirota bacterium.
AAGAAAAGGCGTTGCAGGACCTCACCGTCAGGTGAGAGCGTATGTAATATCTGTTGAGGGCCTTTGACGCCGGGTTTTATGGTTCGGAGCAGAGGACATGCAGCCGCACGCTGCAGCACTCGCAGCTCCGGGCTATAAAAGACCGGAAAGCAAAGGTCCGAAAGCCCACAGGGAGAAGGTCTAAAGGCCAGCGAGTCAGACGTTCGCAGAATTTTCCGTTCCTGAATGGTAATGGTCGCGACCGAACATTCCTGAGGGTTCAACGGTGTTCTTCATACGGGTAGCCTGCAACGCCCCCTCATTTCAAGTCAAGGCTGGAAGGATATACCTTCCGGCCTTTTTCGTTTTCATACAGTCCGGGATCCCTGCCTATTTCCACCTTTCATACCCTTCGTCCTGCCGAGAGAAATTACAGCGATTTATTGACAATCACCACCGCACTATTGTCTTCTCACATCCGCCTTGACCAGGCGGGCAGTGCCGTTCCCCGACACCGGTGGGAACAGGCGTCAGCAAGGCGCAATGAATGACGGAGTTGAATTGCGCGGAGATTACGGAGGAAGCCGAGCAAGCCTTGCGGGAGCCGAACACGGGTTCATGAAAAAAAATCAGATTTTTCGCAGAACCTGTTCCCTGACAAACCGGATCACCCGGTCCACTTCGTTCATCATCGACTCTTTTTCCCTCCCCTCCAGGATGAACGGCCCATCACGCAGGCGCGTTCCCGGAAAGCCGGCATCCGCATAAAGGTCCAGGAAAGCTCCCGGGATCTCGTCCGGAGCCTCGTCATCATTCATGATTGCCCAGGCAAGCGCCCAGGCCCGCGCCACATTCGTCACGTCGTAGCCTCCCCCGCCCAGGGCCACCCACTTCGAGGCCATACTCTTGATCAGCTTGACCGCATGACAGAAGCCGTTCGTCGTGACGTTCAGGTGAGCCAGTGGATCGGTCCGGAAGGTGTCTACGCCGAGTTGGCTCACGATGATATCGGGCTTGAAGTCTTCGATGAGTGGAGGAACGACGCTCGTGACAGCATGAAGAAAGATCTCATCGTCCGAGCCGCGCGGCAACGGCAGGTTCACGCTGCATCCCCTGCCGGAGCCCGTGCCGGTCTCCCGTTCGAACCCGGTTCCGGGAAAGAGTGTCCTGCCGGATTCATGGATCGAGATCGTCAGGACCCGGTCCGTGTCGTAGAAAGCCTCCTGCACGCCGTCCCCGTGGTGAGCGTCGATATCGATGTAGGCAACTCGCCTGCCCCGGCCTGTCAGGCGCTTGATGGCAATGACCGCGTCGTTAACATAGCAGAACCCCGAGGCCCGGGAGGCGAGCGCATGATGGAGCCCGCCGGCCATATTGAACGCAATCACGGCCTCGCCGCTGTCCGCGAGGTCCGCGGCAAGCAGGGAAGCCCCGGCCACCAGCCTGGACCAGTCGTACATGCCCTTGAAAATCGGATTGTCCCCGGGGCCGAGACCATACTCCCCGGCGCCCTCGATCCAGTTCCCTCCGTTCGCCGCTTTGAGCATATCGAGGTAGCCTCTGGTGTGATAGAAGAGAAGCTCTTCGCTTCGAGAGGGAACGGGCCGGACCAGCCGGGGATCATTCGGACTAAGCAGCCCACAGGCCCTGATCAGTTCATAGGTCAGTTTGAGCCGAAAGGGCTTTAAGGGGTGGCCGGCGCCGTAGTCGAACGCGGCGAACTCACCGCTGTAGAGGAAGGCGGTCTTCATGGGACATCCGATGCCGGGAC
Proteins encoded in this region:
- a CDS encoding acetoin utilization protein AcuC is translated as MIRGMIARAAVGRLKGPSAKIAVRPGIGCPMKTAFLYSGEFAAFDYGAGHPLKPFRLKLTYELIRACGLLSPNDPRLVRPVPSRSEELLFYHTRGYLDMLKAANGGNWIEGAGEYGLGPGDNPIFKGMYDWSRLVAGASLLAADLADSGEAVIAFNMAGGLHHALASRASGFCYVNDAVIAIKRLTGRGRRVAYIDIDAHHGDGVQEAFYDTDRVLTISIHESGRTLFPGTGFERETGTGSGRGCSVNLPLPRGSDDEIFLHAVTSVVPPLIEDFKPDIIVSQLGVDTFRTDPLAHLNVTTNGFCHAVKLIKSMASKWVALGGGGYDVTNVARAWALAWAIMNDDEAPDEIPGAFLDLYADAGFPGTRLRDGPFILEGREKESMMNEVDRVIRFVREQVLRKI